In a genomic window of Salegentibacter salegens:
- a CDS encoding exopolysaccharide biosynthesis polyprenyl glycosylphosphotransferase yields MIINLSLYLLTPETYTETVAISINLSWLLIGIGLNFYSIDRKEKFRHKFHKFLRHFFVFVLSYFSVLAFVKMDFDPQKQILVLSALLVFLLFYRWGFFEIRKFYRHGGGNSLKVVILGNDRNLIRLERIFSDPDYGYRYLGYFQGKKNKHITGKYLGGFEECFRFIMDQEVDEIYCSVSQFSKSELLRIRAFSDNHLTKLKLIPDNKDIYSNSMEFEIFENLPILNLRKSPLDKNYAKYGKRIFDMVFSSLMIVFIISWLIPLLFLLNFFESKGPVIFKQLRHGKDKKIFWCYKFRSMGVNPAAHSQMCTRNDLRVTKIGKFLRKTSIDELPQFINVFLGDMSVVGPRPHMELHTREYENNIDKYLVRHFAKPGITGLAQVRGYRGEIVRKSDIINRTRMDILYLEKWTALLDLKIIYQTIYNCFYGEEKAY; encoded by the coding sequence ATGATTATCAATCTGAGCCTGTATTTGCTCACACCGGAGACTTATACCGAGACTGTAGCCATAAGTATTAATTTATCCTGGTTGCTGATTGGGATTGGTCTTAATTTTTACAGCATTGATAGAAAAGAGAAGTTTAGACATAAATTTCATAAATTCCTGAGACACTTTTTTGTCTTTGTACTTTCATATTTTAGCGTATTAGCTTTCGTTAAAATGGACTTCGATCCTCAAAAGCAAATTCTAGTTTTATCTGCGCTATTAGTGTTCCTGCTTTTCTACAGATGGGGGTTTTTCGAAATTCGAAAATTTTACCGCCATGGAGGCGGTAATTCTTTGAAAGTGGTGATTTTGGGTAATGATAGAAATTTAATTCGCCTGGAACGTATTTTTAGTGATCCAGATTATGGCTATAGATATCTGGGATATTTCCAGGGTAAAAAAAACAAGCATATCACAGGGAAATATCTTGGTGGTTTTGAAGAATGTTTCCGTTTTATCATGGATCAAGAAGTAGATGAAATTTATTGTTCAGTCAGTCAGTTTAGTAAATCCGAGCTTTTAAGGATCAGGGCTTTTTCTGATAATCATCTTACGAAATTAAAGTTGATTCCAGATAATAAAGATATTTATTCCAATTCAATGGAATTTGAAATCTTTGAAAATCTACCCATTCTCAATCTAAGAAAATCTCCTCTTGATAAAAATTATGCAAAATACGGCAAGCGTATTTTTGATATGGTTTTCTCATCTTTAATGATTGTATTTATAATTTCATGGTTAATACCGCTACTTTTTCTATTGAACTTTTTTGAATCTAAGGGACCGGTTATTTTTAAACAATTAAGACACGGGAAAGACAAAAAAATCTTTTGGTGCTACAAGTTTAGATCCATGGGAGTTAATCCAGCAGCGCATAGTCAAATGTGCACCCGGAATGATTTAAGGGTAACTAAAATTGGTAAGTTTCTAAGAAAGACCAGTATTGATGAATTACCGCAGTTTATAAACGTTTTTCTTGGCGACATGAGTGTGGTAGGACCCAGACCGCACATGGAACTCCATACAAGAGAATATGAAAATAATATAGATAAATACTTGGTAAGGCATTTCGCTAAACCTGGAATCACCGGGCTTGCCCAGGTAAGGGGTTATCGCGGAGAAATTGTAAGAAAATCTGACATTATTAATAGAACACGGATGGACATTCTTTATCTGGAAAAATGGACAGCCTTGCTAGATCTGAAAATTATATATCAAACAATTTATAACTGCTTTTATGGCGAAGAAAAAGCCTATTAA
- a CDS encoding polysaccharide biosynthesis/export family protein produces MKNLKTPLLLSSKRSFKNIRLIILAFISVISLSACVNVKKATYFNDIPDSEFRSRFENMESVIKENDLLSISVSSLNPEATEVFNVSNVSVTQTSTATGTTTQASGYLVDHEGFIRFPFLGTLKAAGKTKQQLREEITKELIDRKLLLEPIVDIRYLNYRVSVLGEVKDPSVLTIPSEKVTLLEALGLAGDLTVYAKRDNILLIREEDNMKKLVRLDLTSEEIFTSPYYNLKSNDIIYVEANKSKVASTSRVNQWLPIIISSLSLAVIAFDRFL; encoded by the coding sequence ATGAAAAATTTAAAAACACCTTTATTGCTTTCTTCGAAGAGAAGTTTTAAAAATATTCGATTAATAATCTTGGCCTTTATCTCAGTGATTTCTTTAAGCGCTTGCGTTAATGTTAAGAAGGCAACTTATTTCAATGATATTCCCGATTCTGAATTTAGGTCGAGATTTGAAAATATGGAATCTGTAATTAAGGAAAATGATTTGCTAAGTATTTCTGTTAGCAGTTTAAACCCAGAAGCTACAGAAGTTTTTAACGTTTCCAATGTTTCTGTGACTCAAACTTCAACAGCTACGGGAACTACCACTCAAGCTTCCGGATATCTGGTAGACCACGAGGGTTTCATTCGATTTCCATTCTTAGGCACCTTAAAAGCAGCCGGGAAAACCAAACAACAATTAAGGGAAGAAATTACAAAAGAACTGATAGACCGAAAGCTCTTACTAGAACCAATAGTAGACATTAGATATCTAAACTACAGGGTTTCTGTGCTGGGAGAAGTAAAAGATCCGTCAGTATTGACCATTCCCAGTGAAAAAGTAACCTTATTAGAAGCTTTAGGTTTAGCTGGAGACCTAACAGTATACGCAAAACGCGATAACATTCTATTAATTAGGGAAGAAGACAATATGAAAAAGCTGGTTAGACTTGATCTAACTTCAGAAGAAATATTTACCTCTCCATATTATAACCTTAAGTCTAATGATATTATCTATGTTGAAGCTAATAAATCTAAAGTTGCTTCTACAAGTAGGGTAAATCAATGGTTACCTATTATTATTAGTTCTCTTTCTTTAGCTGTCATCGCCTTTGACAGGTTCCTATAA
- a CDS encoding MCP four helix bundle domain-containing protein, whose amino-acid sequence MKDLYSIKPKKRKRLILLLSAFFALLLITEFIEKRSLKSIDQDFSSLYQDRLLPASQMYELSGLLHEKRMLFEDIKDNGEYNASFNLKEIKAYNSQIDQVLLDYGQTYLVEREEVYFEDFKKHYKEYLVLENTILENLKEEDFSTAIYLINKNANDYFKILNLDLHNIASIQPEVGEQLMAHYKSSSGITSLLYYFKIALTILIGIFVLRLLGLEQLLRQPKQRFELN is encoded by the coding sequence ATGAAAGACCTCTATTCCATAAAGCCTAAAAAACGCAAACGACTTATATTACTGTTAAGTGCTTTTTTTGCGCTATTATTAATTACAGAATTTATTGAGAAAAGAAGTTTGAAAAGCATAGATCAGGATTTTTCATCTCTTTACCAAGACCGTCTCCTGCCTGCCTCCCAAATGTATGAGCTCTCTGGATTACTCCATGAAAAAAGAATGCTCTTTGAGGATATTAAGGATAATGGTGAATATAATGCAAGCTTTAATCTTAAAGAAATTAAGGCCTATAATTCTCAAATTGACCAGGTATTACTAGATTATGGTCAAACCTATTTAGTAGAGCGTGAAGAAGTTTATTTTGAAGATTTTAAGAAGCATTATAAGGAGTATCTGGTTCTGGAAAACACTATTCTGGAGAATTTAAAAGAAGAAGATTTTAGTACTGCGATCTACCTTATCAATAAAAATGCGAACGATTATTTTAAAATCTTAAATCTCGATTTGCATAATATTGCCAGCATTCAGCCCGAGGTTGGAGAACAATTAATGGCACATTATAAATCCAGTTCTGGAATAACTTCATTACTCTACTATTTCAAAATCGCACTAACCATACTAATAGGAATTTTTGTGCTACGCCTTTTGGGTTTAGAGCAGTTACTGCGCCAACCTAAACAGCGGTTTGAACTGAATTAA
- a CDS encoding DUF2254 domain-containing protein yields the protein MKHFFNRIYILLFNLQSKIAFYPSVFAIFGFLIAFILIYFENKGVSKYLIEHIPMLVVDNGDTALSILTACITGLISMMVFSFSMVMVLLNQAASNYSPRLLPGLISDKNHQVILGIYLATILYCIFVAVSIQPEGDSYQTPGFSVLVGIIFTVICIGAFIYFIHNISQSIQINNILDRIFRQAKTRLNFLLKTEENENQEFPNTKDWHEYHSEKSGYFQNLSSDNLLDICREKETQFEILPVKGIFILNGIPLFKSKEKLDDETVKKVLSNFSLARGELVNTNYILAFKQITEVIVKAMSPGVNDPGTALNALDYLAELLALRMQKQDRQFLKTDDKVLIKMRSVDFEELLYQVLAPIRAYCTHDIIIIQKLGMLFYYLKSQKSVNPNYYKVLDTEARNLIADAKSVIKNEADIKKINAIEKQLNLKS from the coding sequence ATGAAGCATTTTTTTAATCGCATTTATATTCTTCTATTCAACCTGCAAAGTAAAATTGCATTTTATCCCAGTGTTTTTGCAATTTTTGGTTTCCTTATCGCTTTTATACTTATTTATTTTGAAAATAAAGGAGTTTCTAAATACCTGATAGAACATATCCCAATGTTGGTGGTAGACAATGGTGATACCGCACTTAGTATTTTAACTGCATGTATTACGGGACTCATTTCTATGATGGTTTTTAGTTTTTCTATGGTAATGGTTCTTCTAAATCAGGCCGCGAGTAATTATTCCCCGAGATTGCTACCCGGACTTATCTCTGATAAAAATCATCAGGTTATTTTGGGCATTTACCTGGCCACTATACTCTATTGTATTTTCGTCGCGGTTTCTATTCAGCCAGAAGGAGATTCTTATCAAACCCCCGGTTTTTCAGTATTGGTAGGAATTATTTTTACCGTGATTTGTATAGGAGCTTTTATCTATTTTATTCACAATATTTCGCAAAGTATCCAGATTAATAATATTCTGGACCGTATTTTTAGACAGGCAAAAACGCGTTTAAATTTTCTGCTGAAAACTGAAGAAAACGAAAACCAGGAATTCCCGAATACAAAAGATTGGCACGAATACCATTCAGAAAAAAGCGGCTATTTTCAAAATTTATCTTCAGATAATCTTTTAGACATCTGCAGGGAAAAAGAAACACAATTTGAGATTCTACCTGTAAAAGGAATTTTTATTTTAAATGGAATTCCGCTTTTTAAATCGAAAGAAAAATTAGACGATGAGACCGTAAAAAAAGTGCTATCAAACTTTAGCCTTGCCCGCGGGGAGTTGGTAAATACCAATTATATACTCGCATTTAAACAAATTACCGAAGTTATTGTAAAAGCAATGTCCCCCGGCGTTAACGATCCCGGCACTGCCCTGAATGCGCTGGATTATTTAGCCGAACTTCTGGCTTTACGAATGCAAAAACAGGATAGGCAATTTTTAAAAACTGATGATAAAGTTCTAATCAAGATGCGCAGTGTAGATTTTGAAGAACTACTATACCAGGTTTTAGCGCCCATAAGAGCTTATTGCACACACGATATTATCATTATTCAGAAACTGGGGATGCTCTTTTACTACCTGAAATCTCAAAAATCGGTTAACCCAAATTATTATAAAGTATTAGATACCGAAGCCAGAAACCTGATTGCTGATGCGAAATCTGTAATTAAGAATGAAGCAGATATCAAAAAAATAAATGCTATTGAAAAACAATTAAACCTGAAAAGTTAA
- a CDS encoding GumC family protein, translated as MKYNSKTGKEDNLFRYIIKTFFPFWPLFLVLVVVCILAAWAYLKYATPIYEASASIMIKDEEKGVDDSKIMESINPFDSKKIVENEIEVLKSRDLMKSVVRDLNLYAPIYEESEIKTFSAYTSSPIKVIVEDPNRISISNEEPEKHFFSSNFNEDKVVFSGKEYSLNEWFEVSSGQTIMFVKNDNVNKKASNPLFFYLFNPKIISSELIDELDISTSNKLSSVVNLTIRDEVPERAENILNRLIQEYNRKIINDQNELALSTMTFIDERIENVEEELDELEYKIQDYKSNQGVVDLSEQGRLYLQDVGENDKQISELELQLAVLNNIENYVISKGSAGGMVPSTLGISDPILSQLIEKLYNLEVEYERLKKTTAENNPILTSISNQISKIRPSILENVKSQRQNLQSRLSNLNSNNRRFNSTLRNIPGKERTLLEINRRKTIKNNLFSYLLQKREEAALANVPTNENSAMIDKAEASIDPVSPKPLFTYLIAILLAVGIGTGYVKGKEILSGKVLYRSDIEEYTSIPVIAEVFHSKNSKNKRFTKPQDFVLIEQFRQLGARLGLYRRDIENKRILVTSGISGEGKSFVSSNLAFSLAQTGKKVVLVDMDFRKHNTSELFNLSGSKGIIGLLKGEVTYDEIIHPSGVNSNLFVIATGAKGDDYTETLLNGKLEFLMDSLSDDFE; from the coding sequence ATGAAATACAATTCTAAAACCGGAAAAGAGGATAATCTTTTTAGGTATATCATAAAGACATTTTTTCCTTTTTGGCCTCTATTCTTAGTGCTCGTTGTGGTTTGTATTTTAGCGGCGTGGGCATATTTAAAATATGCTACTCCTATTTATGAGGCTTCAGCGTCAATCATGATAAAAGATGAGGAAAAGGGAGTAGATGATTCTAAAATAATGGAAAGTATAAATCCCTTTGATTCAAAAAAAATTGTGGAAAATGAAATTGAGGTTCTTAAGTCCAGAGATTTAATGAAGTCTGTGGTGAGAGACTTGAACCTTTACGCTCCCATTTATGAAGAATCCGAAATTAAAACTTTTTCGGCTTATACTTCAAGTCCAATCAAGGTAATAGTTGAAGATCCAAATAGGATTAGTATCTCTAATGAAGAACCAGAAAAGCATTTTTTTAGTTCTAATTTTAACGAAGATAAGGTTGTTTTCTCTGGCAAGGAATATTCACTGAATGAGTGGTTTGAGGTTTCATCTGGACAAACTATCATGTTTGTAAAGAATGATAATGTAAATAAGAAAGCAAGTAACCCATTGTTCTTTTATTTATTCAATCCAAAAATAATTTCTTCTGAATTAATTGATGAATTGGATATAAGTACTTCTAATAAGCTTTCATCTGTAGTTAATTTAACTATTAGGGATGAGGTGCCTGAAAGAGCTGAAAATATTCTTAACCGATTAATTCAGGAGTATAACCGAAAGATAATTAATGATCAAAATGAACTTGCCTTAAGCACTATGACCTTTATTGATGAAAGAATTGAAAATGTGGAAGAGGAATTAGATGAACTTGAATATAAAATACAGGACTATAAGTCTAATCAAGGTGTTGTAGATTTGAGCGAACAAGGCAGGTTATATCTTCAGGATGTTGGTGAGAATGATAAACAAATTTCAGAACTTGAACTTCAGCTAGCTGTATTAAATAATATTGAAAATTATGTAATATCAAAAGGTAGCGCTGGAGGAATGGTTCCTTCAACACTCGGAATTAGCGATCCAATTTTATCACAGCTTATTGAGAAGCTATATAATCTTGAGGTAGAGTATGAAAGATTGAAGAAAACGACGGCAGAAAACAATCCAATTTTAACTTCTATTTCCAATCAAATTTCTAAAATTAGGCCAAGTATATTAGAGAATGTAAAAAGCCAAAGGCAGAATTTACAGTCAAGATTAAGTAATTTAAACTCCAATAATAGGAGGTTTAATTCCACTTTGCGGAATATCCCCGGAAAGGAAAGAACACTCCTGGAAATAAATAGACGAAAGACAATTAAGAATAATTTGTTCTCTTATCTTCTTCAAAAAAGGGAGGAAGCAGCGCTGGCAAATGTTCCTACAAATGAAAATAGTGCGATGATCGATAAAGCTGAGGCATCAATTGATCCAGTAAGTCCTAAACCACTTTTCACATACCTAATTGCTATTTTACTTGCTGTGGGAATTGGTACTGGCTATGTAAAAGGAAAAGAGATTCTTAGCGGGAAAGTTTTATATAGATCAGATATTGAGGAATATACAAGTATCCCTGTAATTGCGGAAGTGTTTCACTCAAAGAATTCAAAGAACAAGAGATTTACGAAACCACAGGATTTTGTGTTAATTGAGCAGTTTAGGCAATTAGGCGCCAGGCTTGGATTATACAGACGTGATATTGAGAATAAAAGAATATTAGTAACATCAGGAATTTCAGGTGAAGGAAAGAGTTTTGTGAGTTCTAATCTTGCTTTTAGTTTGGCACAAACAGGGAAGAAAGTGGTTCTTGTAGACATGGATTTTAGAAAACATAATACATCAGAGTTATTTAATCTTTCTGGCTCAAAAGGAATTATTGGTTTGTTAAAGGGTGAAGTAACTTACGATGAGATTATACACCCATCTGGAGTAAATTCAAATTTATTCGTAATAGCCACCGGAGCCAAAGGAGATGATTATACGGAAACGCTATTAAACGGAAAATTAGAGTTCCTAATGGATTCTCTATCAGATGATTTTGAATAG
- a CDS encoding DUF1456 family protein: MGLTNNDIFKKLRVAHKLRDDDIVKICALVDFKVTKSELGAIFRAEDHPKYVECGDQFLRNFLNGLIIHLRGPMPPKKEKKPEKD, encoded by the coding sequence ATGGGATTAACAAACAACGATATTTTTAAGAAACTAAGAGTCGCTCACAAACTGCGGGACGACGATATTGTAAAAATTTGCGCATTGGTAGATTTTAAAGTTACCAAAAGTGAATTAGGCGCAATTTTTAGAGCAGAAGATCATCCGAAATATGTAGAATGCGGCGATCAATTTCTACGGAATTTCCTAAACGGACTTATAATTCACCTCCGCGGCCCAATGCCGCCAAAGAAGGAAAAGAAACCAGAGAAAGATTAA
- a CDS encoding Hsp20/alpha crystallin family protein, whose amino-acid sequence MDKTKEDFKIELNNDVLTITCEGKKENRTSEKNEVYQKRISYSTFKRAFSLNGKQL is encoded by the coding sequence CTGGATAAAACTAAAGAAGATTTTAAGATCGAGTTGAACAATGATGTATTAACCATTACTTGTGAAGGTAAAAAAGAGAATAGAACTTCAGAGAAAAATGAAGTATACCAGAAAAGAATTAGCTACAGCACTTTTAAAAGAGCCTTTAGTTTAAACGGGAAGCAGCTATAG
- a CDS encoding outer membrane beta-barrel protein, which produces MNRYFLLIIISIFCLSTTQAQEYSFGVKGGGNYVMGGELTGLDSGEGFNSDTFNAESQFGFHAGIFFELNFGKFFVRPEVIYNSMETEFPFPDQNSTYAVEKLSIPLLFGYNVWGPVDVYAGPAYQNIMNATLEGTEPINQTIVAQNTPLAAQAGIKVGFGRFEIDFRYDRSLASAEIQDVDINNGDYGVNRAEFTDTRLNQFLVSLSFKIGDSESNTGRRRGRGCYF; this is translated from the coding sequence ATGAACAGATATTTTCTACTGATTATTATTAGCATTTTCTGCCTTTCTACTACTCAGGCTCAGGAGTATAGTTTTGGCGTTAAAGGAGGTGGTAACTACGTTATGGGAGGTGAATTAACCGGACTCGATTCAGGAGAAGGTTTTAATTCTGACACTTTTAATGCTGAGTCACAGTTTGGCTTTCATGCCGGAATATTTTTTGAATTAAACTTTGGGAAATTTTTTGTTCGTCCCGAGGTGATCTATAATTCTATGGAAACTGAATTCCCGTTTCCAGATCAAAACTCTACCTATGCTGTAGAAAAGTTAAGTATTCCTTTATTATTCGGTTACAATGTATGGGGGCCTGTAGATGTTTATGCAGGGCCTGCTTATCAAAATATAATGAATGCCACCCTTGAGGGAACTGAACCAATAAATCAAACCATTGTTGCCCAAAATACTCCATTAGCTGCTCAGGCCGGAATTAAAGTAGGGTTTGGACGTTTTGAGATTGATTTTAGATATGATAGAAGTTTAGCTTCAGCAGAAATTCAAGATGTAGATATTAATAACGGAGATTACGGTGTTAACCGGGCCGAATTTACTGACACAAGATTGAATCAGTTTTTAGTTAGCCTTAGCTTTAAAATAGGCGATAGCGAATCTAATACCGGGCGAAGAAGAGGAAGAGGTTGTTATTTCTAA